In Streptomyces sp. NBC_00683, the DNA window TTACGACTTCGCGGTGACAAGCCGCAAGGGTGAGTGCTGAGTGCGATTGCCTCTCAATGTCGCTTCCAGCACTGCCAGGAGAGGCGTGAGCGGCTGAGACGCCGTTTTCCGTCACGTTTCGAGCGGAGCTAGCGACGCCGGCCCTGAAGTCCGCCGTTGGATCGCGGGCTGCCACTCCTGAATCCACGCCACCGACGACTGATCCCTCACCACCAAATCGCTACGCAGTCCGGAGAACCCCGCGGCCCTTCCCGCCGGCAGCGCCGCCTCCCCCCAAACGGCCTTAGATCGTGCTGGAGCCCGGCCGAGCGAGACTTGTGCCCGGAGTTGGTCTCCCCTGACTGTCTGGCACCGAAGTCAGGAGCCCTGCGGCCGGAAGCGACGGTGCGTGCGGATGTATCCTCGCCGCTTTCAGGCTTCAAGCGGTCCGTAGTCGTCCTGCAGACCCATCTGGGCACCGTCGGAGGGATCGTTCGCCGTAGTTCGGCAAGAAGGTAACTAGTTGCTGACAGCTACTCAGGTGGTGCGGCGCTTGCGGGCGAACGCGAAAGCGCCCACGCCGAGCACGAGTACGACTGCCACTCCGGTAAGGATCAGGCCCAGTTGACTGCCGTCGTCCGTCTCGGGGCTCGAACCTGCCAGGGCAGCGTCTTCAGCCTTCTCGTTCTTCGCAGGCTGTGACGAAGCTGGTGCGGCAGGCGAGGCTGCGGAGCCGGATGTCTTCTCCTTGGTGAGAGGGCTGATGTCCGCCGCACCAGGAGTTCCCTTGCCCTTCAGGATGTTCATGGAGGGGCGGATCAGGCCATGGCCGAGGTATTTGCTGAGAGTGCCTTTTTCCCAGTCCCGGCTGGCGGTGTCAAAAAGTACGTTGAGAACTTGGTTTGCAGTCCAGTCCGGGTGGGCTGACCACACCAGGGCTGCGGAGGCTGAAGCGATGGCAGTAGCGGCACTCGTTCCGTTGCCTCCGTCACAGTAATTCTGGAAGGTCTCGTCACACCAGTAAGGGATGTCATTACCGGGAGCAGCGATATCGACAGTGCTCCCGTTCTGGGAGTATTCGGCTACCCTTCCTCCACGGTCAGCCGACGACACTCCAACAACCTCTGGGTATGCAGCGGGATAGCTCTCCGGGTTGCCCTCCTGGGCCTCATTGCCGACAGCAGAGAAGAAGAGCTTTCCCTTACTCTGGGCGTACTTGACCGCGTCAGCCTCTCGCGTCATCCGGAAATCGCTGCCAAATGACATACTGATGATCTTGACATCACTGTCAGCGGCTGCCCGAATCGAGTCCGCAGTATCGTACGCATTCGCTGAATGCTTCTTCTGAAACTCGGCGTCGGCCACCCTCATCGGAACGATCTTCGCGCTTGGAGCAAGACCCTTCAGGCCCCCGCCCCGACCCGTACCAGCGATCAACTCAGCCATGGTGGTGCCATGTCCGTCGTAGTCGTCGGTCTCGTCGCCCTCGGCGCCCGTAGCATCAAGCCCTTTCAGAACCTGACCCTCAAGAGACGGCGTCGATGAGTTGACCCCCGTGTCAATGACAGCAACCTTGACGCCTTCGCCGGTGGCTGTCTTCCACATCTCGTCGGCCTGCATCGCGCTGAGGTACCACTGCTTCGATTGCACATCCGCCGCAATGGCGGAGGGAGCAGCCCCCGCGAACCCCACACTCCAGGCAGCGGCCACAGCCATCGTGCCGAGCAGGCGCCCCCTCGATCCGAGAGGCGTACGGCGCTTCCGGGTCTGGCTCATTCCTGCTGTCATCCTGACTTCCAAACCTTCCCTGTACCTACTCGATCACCGGCAGAGCGCGGGCGCCACGCTGCCCGGCCTCCCAGGGCACCGAGACAAACGGGGCGCTCACGACACAGGTCAGGGTGGGCACCTCCCGTGCGTGCCCACCCTGACCTGTTTGTTCTCTGCGGTGAGTCCTACTCGAAGTTGGCCCGCGCCCGCTTGTCACCGGCCTGGTAGGCGGTACCGGCATCGCGCACCTTGCGGGAGATCTCGGCCAGGGCCGTCTGAATCCCGGTGGCGTCGCGGTCCCAGCCGGCCTGCGCGGTGTCGTACGCCGACTTGGCCTCGCCCACCCAGAGCTCGGAAACGCTGGCAACCATCCGCTTGATGGAGGCAAGGTCTTCCTGAAGCTGCCTGCCCTGCCTGTCGATGTCCGACGCGGCCAGTTCCAGGCTCGCGTAAGTGACAACCATCGTGCCGTCGTTGGTCGACATACGGTCCTCCAGTTCAATCTAGTTAGATGTGATGGCCCGTACGTGGTACGGGTGAGGCAAGGGTCAGAACTTGTTCATTGCCGAGGTCCGGGCCTCGGTGCCCCCGGAGTGACCGGCGACGACGTCCACGCCCTGGAGAGCCTGCTTGATCTCGTCTTCGGTGTTGCCCGAGATGGTCCGGGCCGCCTTGATCGCTTCCTGGAAGTTGACCAGCCGGGTAGCGATGTTGCCCATCTTGAGGTTGATGTCAGCCTGCTTGGCGTTGAAGGCGGTGGCGCCGATGCCCTTCCACGCGCCTTCCAGGCTGTCGATCGTCGCCTGCAGCGTCTTCAGCTGGCCCCTGACGGACTCGAACCGCTTGGTGAGCTCGCCCTCGAGCTTGAGGAGACTGTCATCTGAAAGCTTCTGATCTGCCATAGTTCTGGCTTCCTTCCTGGTTCTCTTGTTCGACCCGGCAATCCCGCCGGGCGGTGCGTGTGAGGAACTACGGTCAGTCAGGCGGTACGGCGCTTGCGCACGAGCGCGAAAGCACCGCCGCCGAGCACGAGCACGACTGCCACTCCGCCGAGGATCAGGCCCAGTTGGCTGTCGTCGTTCTCGGTTTTGGAGCCTGCCAGGGCAGCGTCGTCTGCCTTCTTCTTCTTGTCAGGCTGTGACGAAGCTGGTGCAGACGGGGCGGCTGAGCCCGCGGAACCGGACGTCTTCTCCTTGGTGAGAG includes these proteins:
- a CDS encoding S8 family serine peptidase, giving the protein MTAGMSQTRKRRTPLGSRGRLLGTMAVAAAWSVGFAGAAPSAIAADVQSKQWYLSAMQADEMWKTATGEGVKVAVIDTGVNSSTPSLEGQVLKGLDATGAEGDETDDYDGHGTTMAELIAGTGRGGGLKGLAPSAKIVPMRVADAEFQKKHSANAYDTADSIRAAADSDVKIISMSFGSDFRMTREADAVKYAQSKGKLFFSAVGNEAQEGNPESYPAAYPEVVGVSSADRGGRVAEYSQNGSTVDIAAPGNDIPYWCDETFQNYCDGGNGTSAATAIASASAALVWSAHPDWTANQVLNVLFDTASRDWEKGTLSKYLGHGLIRPSMNILKGKGTPGAADISPLTKEKTSGSAASPAAPASSQPAKNEKAEDAALAGSSPETDDGSQLGLILTGVAVVLVLGVGAFAFARKRRTT
- a CDS encoding WXG100 family type VII secretion target produces the protein MSTNDGTMVVTYASLELAASDIDRQGRQLQEDLASIKRMVASVSELWVGEAKSAYDTAQAGWDRDATGIQTALAEISRKVRDAGTAYQAGDKRARANFE
- a CDS encoding WXG100 family type VII secretion target yields the protein MADQKLSDDSLLKLEGELTKRFESVRGQLKTLQATIDSLEGAWKGIGATAFNAKQADINLKMGNIATRLVNFQEAIKAARTISGNTEDEIKQALQGVDVVAGHSGGTEARTSAMNKF